From the genome of Bicyclus anynana chromosome 20, ilBicAnyn1.1, whole genome shotgun sequence, one region includes:
- the LOC112046747 gene encoding proton-coupled folate transporter: MSERDLLPLPKRSIATTIELPILFNMIAVSLAGSALSNIILYRTCVHSLGHSEYECKPFLSPIKTNDTAGLEEDVQRYSTHISTVKMIIENFCPAVLSMFLGVWSDTYGRKPLIVWPLFGMAITSISLVVFAMMDSLSPWWYVATSAPFSLTGGYVVMFTGAYCYISDTSSSSSATLRMTILDATMSVGTIAGNLFSTYLIMTIGNVYLLLLTATLSVTAYAFANVYLKESLRGALQGGGTRVLDILYVKEMMSECFKERPHNGRAQIILLAASRILQIMVLYGLIILEYMYTRQKLHWSLRDYTMYSSVSTLVTFVGGFFGVIVVQKLLRLGDMSFTLFALLTATADNLLKLFAVDSWYMYLGSAISMFKGLAGPLLRSFITKNFPLEDIAKIFAFVCAMESIGLVLSPVIFNSLYSFTLAIFPGAIYVLSSVMNASCFLMLGFVLMYSRRGSSAIYQPINEDIDA; this comes from the exons ATGTCGGAAAGAGACCTACTGCCTTTGCCAAAGAGGTCGATAGCGACCACTATTGAGTTGCCGATACTTTTCAATATGATTGCCGTTTCTCTAGCAG gttcgGCTCTCAGCAATATAATCCTCTACCGCACCTGCGTACACTCACTAGGACACAGCGAATATGAATGCAAGCCATTCTTATCGCCAATAAAGACTAATGACACCGCCGGACTGGAGGAAGACGTACAAAGATACTCAACTCACATATCTACAGTGAAAATGATCATTGAAAACTTCTGTCCGGCCGTTTTGTCCATGTTTTTGGGGGTGTGGTCGGACACGTATGGTAGAAAGCCTTTGATAGTGTGGCCATTAtttg GTATGGCGATAACGAGCATCTCGCTGGTGGTGTTCGCCATGATGGACAGCCTGAGTCCGTGGTGGTACGTGGCCACGAGTGCGCCCTTCTCGCTCACCGGCGGCTACGTGGTCATGTTCACCGGTGCGTACTGCTATATCAGTGATACCAGTTCCTCTAGCAGCGCCACTCTTAG GATGACAATACTGGACGCGACAATGTCAGTGGGCACTATAGCCGGGAATTTGTTCAGCACTTACCTCATAATGACGATTGGAAACGTTTATTTACTATTGTTGACAGCGACACTTAGTGTAACAGCATACGCCTTCGCCAATGTGTACTTAAAGGAATCTTTACGAGGTGCATTGCAG GGTGGAGGAACAAGAGTTCTAGACATATTATACGTTAAAGAAATGATGAGCGAATGTTTCAAAGAACGTCCACACAACGGGCGTGCGCAGATCATTCTCCTGGCCGCCAGTAGGATACTGCAGATAATGGTCTTATACGGTCTGATCATTCTAGAATACATGTATACGAGGCAGAAGTTGCACTGGTCACTGAGGGATTACACGATGTATTCCTCTGTCAGTACGCTTGTCACATTCGTAGGGGGATTCTTTGGAGTTATTGTGGTACAAAAGTTACTGCGGCTTGGTGATATGTCGTTTACATTGTTCGCTTTACTAACCGCAACCGCTGATAATCTGTTGAAGCTGTTTGCGGTTGATTCGTGGTATATGTATTTAG GTTCAGCGATATCAATGTTCAAGGGTTTAGCAGGACCGCTGTTACGGTCTTTTATTACCAAAAACTTCCCATTGGAGGATATTGCCAAAATATTCGCATTCGTTTGCGCCATGGAGAGCATTGGCCTCGTGCTGTCACCGGTTATATTCAACTCGCTGTACAGTTTCACCTTGGCGATCTTTCCCGGTGCAATATACGTTCTTAGCAGCGTTATGAATGCCTCCTGCTTCCTTATGTTAGG